Proteins co-encoded in one Kutzneria chonburiensis genomic window:
- a CDS encoding methylated-DNA--[protein]-cysteine S-methyltransferase, whose amino-acid sequence MKTIVDSPVGALTLVGEDGVLTGLYMENQRHRPAEERFGATDSGRFGAVIEQLEAYFAGELDTFDLPLALHGTDFQRTVWSALLEIPYGETVSYGELAERIGKPSAARAVGLANGKNPIGIIVPCHRVVGAGGGLTGYGGGLDRKQFLLAFEAQGATMPLL is encoded by the coding sequence ATGAAGACGATCGTGGACAGCCCCGTCGGGGCATTGACTCTCGTCGGTGAGGACGGCGTGCTCACCGGCCTGTACATGGAGAACCAGCGGCACCGGCCGGCCGAGGAGCGGTTCGGGGCGACCGACAGCGGCCGGTTCGGGGCGGTGATCGAGCAGCTCGAGGCGTACTTCGCCGGCGAGCTCGACACGTTCGACCTGCCGTTGGCCTTGCACGGCACGGACTTCCAGCGCACGGTCTGGTCGGCGCTGCTGGAGATCCCTTACGGGGAAACGGTGTCGTACGGCGAGCTGGCCGAGCGGATCGGCAAGCCGAGCGCGGCCCGTGCGGTCGGCCTGGCCAACGGCAAGAACCCCATCGGCATCATCGTGCCGTGCCACCGCGTGGTGGGTGCGGGCGGCGGCCTGACCGGCTACGGCGGCGGCCTTGACCGCAAGCAGTTCCTGCTGGCCTTCGAGGCTCAGGGCGCGACGATGCCGCTGCTGTAG
- a CDS encoding response regulator, with amino-acid sequence MIRVIVVDDQLVMREGLVALLSLVDDVQVVGDAGTGADALALLDSVPADVVLMDLRMPVMDGVEATRRITAAHPSVAVVVLTTYSDDESITTALQAGARGYLTKDAGRAEITAALRAVAAGQSTFDATVSQRLVAALASPTPPPAGLTAREAEVLTLIARGLANADIAAALFIGETTVKTHINNLFAKIGVRTRPEAIRYAYSSGIVAP; translated from the coding sequence ATGATCAGGGTCATCGTGGTCGACGACCAGCTGGTGATGCGGGAGGGGCTGGTCGCCCTGCTGTCGCTGGTCGACGACGTCCAGGTCGTCGGCGACGCCGGCACCGGCGCCGATGCCTTGGCGCTACTGGATTCCGTGCCGGCCGACGTCGTGCTGATGGATCTTCGGATGCCGGTGATGGACGGCGTCGAAGCCACCCGCCGCATCACCGCCGCCCACCCGTCCGTCGCCGTGGTCGTGCTCACCACCTACTCCGACGACGAGTCCATCACCACCGCGCTACAGGCCGGCGCTCGCGGCTACCTCACCAAGGACGCCGGCCGCGCCGAGATCACCGCCGCCCTACGGGCCGTCGCCGCCGGACAGTCCACTTTCGACGCCACCGTTTCCCAGCGCCTCGTCGCCGCCCTGGCTTCGCCCACTCCCCCACCCGCCGGTCTCACCGCCCGCGAGGCCGAGGTGCTCACGCTCATCGCCCGCGGCCTGGCGAACGCCGACATCGCCGCCGCCCTGTTCATCGGCGAGACCACCGTCAAAACCCACATCAACAACCTGTTCGCCAAGATCGGCGTCCGTACCCGCCCCGAGGCCATCCGCTACGCCTACAGCAGCGGCATCGTCGCGCCCTGA
- a CDS encoding sensor histidine kinase — translation MRLLDRIGPLWLVVGLVGTAVFVITLATVQRPTPGWLWVLYGVSLACWLGFVLLDRRLPRTGTVLLLACLLLSVTAIGPAPDGTPVLLSCVALVVTSSLPRLSSPVLAGLLGVAFVLGVGGALWLQGAVSAVGDFAVLVIMGLVGLSARQHQMQARLLASYAALDERARIAREMHDVLAHSLGALGVQLEVAEALLADKRDLDGGLLRVQRARLLAHEGLDEARRAVAALRDDVVSLPEALARLVADGRRDRGLEVDYAVTGTVRPLAAGTTVALLRTAREALTNAFKHAPGSAVSVVLDYGAGVTLTVYNASVSESAAPGHGLTGMRERIELVGGTLTAGRSGEGWLVTAEVPE, via the coding sequence GTGCGACTGCTCGATCGGATCGGCCCGCTGTGGCTGGTGGTCGGCCTGGTCGGGACCGCGGTGTTCGTGATCACGCTGGCCACCGTGCAGCGGCCGACGCCGGGCTGGCTGTGGGTGCTGTACGGGGTGAGCCTGGCCTGCTGGCTCGGCTTCGTGCTGCTCGACCGACGTCTGCCGCGGACCGGCACCGTGTTGCTGCTGGCCTGTCTGCTGCTGTCGGTGACGGCCATCGGACCCGCGCCCGACGGCACGCCGGTGCTGCTGAGCTGCGTGGCGCTGGTCGTCACGAGTTCGCTGCCCCGGCTGTCGTCCCCGGTGCTGGCCGGGCTGCTCGGGGTGGCGTTCGTGCTCGGGGTTGGCGGCGCCTTGTGGTTGCAGGGCGCTGTGTCCGCGGTCGGCGACTTCGCCGTGCTGGTGATCATGGGGTTGGTCGGGCTCAGCGCGCGGCAGCACCAGATGCAGGCCCGGCTGCTCGCGTCGTACGCGGCGTTGGACGAGCGGGCGCGGATTGCCCGTGAGATGCACGACGTGCTGGCCCATTCCCTTGGCGCGCTGGGCGTTCAGCTGGAGGTCGCCGAGGCTTTGCTGGCCGATAAACGTGATCTGGACGGTGGGCTGCTGCGCGTACAGCGGGCCCGTCTGCTGGCGCACGAGGGTCTGGACGAGGCCCGGCGGGCCGTCGCCGCGCTGCGTGACGACGTCGTGTCTTTGCCCGAGGCGTTGGCCCGACTCGTCGCCGACGGCCGGCGGGATCGGGGGCTGGAGGTCGACTACGCCGTCACCGGCACCGTCCGGCCACTGGCCGCCGGCACCACGGTGGCATTGCTGAGGACCGCTCGGGAGGCGTTGACCAACGCCTTCAAGCACGCCCCGGGTTCCGCCGTCTCCGTCGTGCTCGACTACGGTGCCGGCGTCACTTTGACCGTGTACAACGCTTCTGTCTCGGAGTCGGCCGCGCCCGGACACGGGCTGACCGGGATGCGGGAACGGATCGAGCTGGTCGGCGGCACGCTGACCGCCGGGCGATCGGGAGAGGGCTGGCTGGTGACCGCCGAGGTGCCGGAATGA
- a CDS encoding alcohol dehydrogenase catalytic domain-containing protein — MTHALIIGGGIAGASAAIALGKAGVTSTVYEAYPTGGDDVGAFLLVMPNGIDALRAIDAEQAVIDWSFPTPNVEYLDPADTVYASGPMGRTHAPRTLKRADIYLALQEELLRRGGKIEHGKRLVSAEITDRVVATFADGTTAEGDFLVGADGVWSTTRNLIDPDAPQPRATGLTLVYGYSRDPSIPTVPETCRLVACGLVYVTSPDNETFWGAGLPGGESEVPWLKALAAQFADAPGEVPRRVVGAEQEKVQATEIHHLPEQLPRWHNERMVLVGDAAHLSATTDSRSTGEAAGRVRGQAGAHARGGRGQRPTRGAGLAVRARNSLERGRQAMSLPETMRAVRFHAESGKLSLETVPVPRPGPREVVVKVAACGICHSDLSQFDGYIPAQLPSITPGHEASGTVAAVGSDVRHWQVGDRVVIAAGRACGDCRSCLFGGTIDDCEALEVMAFAYDGAWAEYVVTPGVSLISVPDGVPMEQAAVLADAVSTPYGAIETADLRMADSVAVWGLGGIGTHLVQLARLAGASPIIGLDPVPGVRERALSLGADFALDPLDPDTPKRIMEITDGRGLRVAFDCVGRASTIAQANGALGLRGKVVLVGISADTIDLGREGVFLGRRHAVIGHLGYKMKHLADLVELVSRGRLDLSASVSAVLPLEEFEEGIRRLREHDGNPVRILLRP; from the coding sequence ATGACCCACGCACTGATCATCGGCGGCGGCATCGCCGGCGCGAGCGCCGCCATCGCGCTGGGCAAGGCCGGTGTGACTTCGACCGTGTACGAGGCGTATCCGACCGGAGGGGACGACGTTGGAGCATTCCTGCTGGTGATGCCCAACGGCATCGACGCGCTGCGGGCCATCGACGCCGAACAGGCCGTGATCGACTGGTCCTTCCCCACGCCGAACGTGGAATATCTGGACCCGGCCGACACCGTCTACGCCAGCGGTCCGATGGGCCGGACCCACGCCCCGCGCACGCTCAAGCGCGCCGACATTTACCTTGCGCTGCAAGAAGAACTGCTCCGCCGGGGCGGAAAGATCGAGCACGGCAAGCGCTTGGTCAGCGCCGAGATCACCGACCGGGTCGTGGCCACCTTCGCCGACGGCACCACCGCCGAGGGCGACTTCCTGGTCGGGGCGGACGGCGTCTGGTCAACCACCCGCAACCTGATCGACCCGGACGCCCCGCAGCCGCGGGCCACCGGCCTGACCCTGGTCTACGGCTACAGCCGCGACCCGTCGATCCCGACCGTGCCCGAGACGTGCCGGCTGGTGGCCTGCGGCCTGGTCTACGTGACCTCGCCGGACAACGAGACCTTCTGGGGCGCGGGCCTGCCCGGCGGCGAGTCGGAGGTGCCCTGGCTGAAGGCGCTGGCCGCGCAGTTCGCCGACGCGCCCGGCGAGGTGCCGCGCCGGGTCGTGGGCGCTGAACAGGAGAAGGTGCAGGCCACGGAGATCCACCACCTGCCCGAGCAACTGCCGCGCTGGCACAACGAACGCATGGTGCTGGTCGGCGATGCCGCCCACCTGAGCGCCACCACGGATTCGCGCTCCACGGGTGAAGCGGCTGGCCGAGTTCGTGGCCAAGCCGGTGCGCACGCCCGAGGAGGCCGAGGCCAACGCCCGACCCGAGGTGCGGGCCTGGCTGTACGAGCACGAAATTCACTGGAACGAGGTCGTCAAGCCATGAGCCTGCCGGAGACCATGCGCGCCGTGCGCTTCCACGCCGAGTCCGGGAAGCTGAGCCTGGAGACCGTGCCGGTGCCGAGGCCGGGGCCGCGCGAGGTGGTGGTCAAGGTCGCGGCGTGCGGCATCTGCCACTCCGACCTCAGCCAGTTCGACGGCTACATCCCGGCCCAGCTGCCGTCGATCACGCCTGGGCACGAGGCGTCCGGCACGGTCGCGGCGGTGGGCAGCGACGTGCGGCACTGGCAGGTCGGCGACCGCGTGGTGATCGCCGCCGGGCGGGCCTGCGGGGACTGCCGGTCGTGCCTGTTCGGCGGCACGATCGACGACTGCGAGGCCTTGGAGGTCATGGCCTTCGCCTACGACGGCGCGTGGGCCGAGTACGTCGTCACGCCGGGCGTGTCGCTGATCTCCGTGCCGGACGGCGTGCCGATGGAGCAGGCGGCCGTGCTGGCCGACGCCGTCTCCACCCCGTACGGCGCGATCGAGACCGCCGACCTGCGGATGGCCGACTCGGTGGCGGTGTGGGGGCTCGGCGGCATCGGCACGCATCTGGTGCAGCTGGCCCGGCTCGCCGGCGCGTCGCCGATCATCGGCCTGGACCCGGTGCCCGGCGTGCGCGAACGGGCGCTCTCGCTCGGCGCCGACTTCGCGCTGGACCCGCTGGACCCGGACACCCCGAAGCGGATCATGGAGATCACCGACGGCCGCGGGCTGCGGGTGGCCTTCGACTGCGTCGGCCGCGCGTCCACCATCGCCCAGGCCAACGGCGCGCTCGGCCTGCGCGGCAAGGTCGTGCTGGTCGGCATCAGCGCCGACACCATCGATCTCGGCCGCGAGGGTGTGTTCCTCGGCCGCCGGCATGCCGTGATCGGGCACCTCGGCTACAAGATGAAACACCTCGCCGACCTGGTCGAACTGGTGTCCCGCGGCCGGCTCGACCTGTCGGCGTCGGTCAGCGCCGTGCTGCCGCTCGAGGAGTTCGAGGAGGGCATCCGCCGGCTGCGCGAGCACGACGGCAACCCCGTCCGGATACTGCTCAGGCCGTGA
- a CDS encoding M48 family metallopeptidase yields the protein MIRLRAVLAIVLLFGVYLLALLAIAVSGALAVVCASSVQDHLQGTVQGDPYPVLFGVIGSVAAMVVVLGGLVSAGKAGSDADSVLVDEEEAPELWAFVRQVAAEAGLRPPDELRLSGQVNASVSEDARLLGLLPGRRRLVLGLPLLAALSANELRALLGHEFGHYLRRPTRGALVVYRGHRALDRLRDNLADTAAFRYGPARLLFHVVKAYGHLYSRVSFAVRRQQEFEADAVAARIAGPTAIAQALRSLAGIDARWQVFLNQCLSQTAAAGYAPEDPLAMFALMLAERPAEVTDPEPAQRSPYAGHPAMTDRLARLAAMTAEVPARQHEPSTWSYPRPALLRHLLPSHDFDALPAARWLDQAARQTAPLAAARLLLDGPDATLATVLDLLESGDTEALSARFDREDRHRATARLCEALHALVGHYLVEAGRASWRLSWTGPSELVVTELRADGVHRVPFTELNGVVFEAVDSRSGVDPLRTHLASLRIDPKRHLAAEPEQSTSAVVDTPPRVRDNARKAALFSLSVAALVAAVAIFVLTDQPTQRPVTGTTVLPTYTPPATRTQPTIHFQLPPGQYPTLFPKPAPPTTDGNP from the coding sequence ATGATCAGACTGCGCGCGGTGCTGGCGATCGTCCTGCTGTTCGGCGTCTACCTGCTCGCCCTGCTGGCCATCGCCGTTTCCGGTGCGTTGGCGGTGGTGTGCGCGTCGTCAGTACAGGACCACCTCCAGGGCACGGTCCAGGGTGATCCCTACCCCGTGCTGTTCGGCGTGATCGGCAGCGTCGCCGCGATGGTGGTCGTGCTGGGCGGCCTGGTGTCGGCCGGCAAAGCCGGCTCGGACGCCGACTCCGTGCTGGTGGACGAGGAAGAGGCGCCGGAGCTGTGGGCGTTCGTACGGCAGGTGGCGGCCGAGGCCGGCCTCCGTCCGCCGGACGAGCTGCGGCTCAGCGGCCAGGTCAACGCCTCGGTCAGCGAGGACGCGCGACTGCTAGGTCTGCTGCCCGGTCGCCGCCGTCTCGTGCTGGGCCTGCCGCTCTTGGCCGCGCTGTCGGCCAACGAGCTCCGTGCGCTGCTGGGCCACGAATTCGGGCATTACTTGCGTCGGCCGACCCGGGGTGCCCTGGTCGTGTACCGCGGCCACCGGGCGCTGGATCGATTGCGGGACAACCTCGCCGACACCGCGGCGTTCCGCTACGGCCCGGCGCGCCTGCTGTTCCACGTCGTCAAGGCCTACGGCCATCTGTACTCACGAGTTTCGTTCGCGGTGCGGCGGCAGCAGGAGTTCGAGGCCGACGCCGTCGCCGCCCGTATCGCCGGGCCGACGGCCATCGCCCAGGCGCTGCGGTCGCTGGCCGGCATCGACGCCCGTTGGCAGGTCTTCCTGAACCAGTGCCTGTCCCAGACCGCCGCCGCCGGCTATGCGCCCGAGGATCCGCTGGCCATGTTCGCCTTGATGCTGGCCGAGCGGCCGGCCGAGGTCACCGATCCGGAGCCGGCACAACGCAGCCCGTACGCCGGCCATCCCGCCATGACCGACCGGCTGGCCCGGCTGGCCGCCATGACGGCCGAGGTCCCGGCTCGCCAGCACGAGCCGTCGACCTGGAGTTATCCCAGGCCGGCGCTGCTGCGGCACCTGCTACCAAGCCACGATTTCGATGCATTGCCGGCCGCCCGGTGGCTGGACCAGGCCGCCCGGCAGACGGCGCCGCTGGCCGCGGCCCGATTGCTGCTCGACGGGCCCGACGCCACCCTGGCCACCGTGCTCGACCTGCTGGAATCCGGCGATACCGAGGCGCTGTCGGCCCGTTTCGACCGCGAGGACCGGCATCGGGCCACGGCTCGGCTGTGCGAGGCCCTGCATGCCCTGGTCGGGCACTACCTGGTCGAGGCAGGCCGGGCGAGCTGGCGATTGTCGTGGACCGGTCCGAGCGAGCTCGTCGTCACCGAGTTGCGAGCGGACGGCGTGCACCGGGTGCCCTTCACTGAACTGAACGGTGTGGTTTTCGAGGCTGTCGACAGCCGCTCCGGCGTCGATCCCCTGCGCACGCACCTCGCGTCACTTCGGATCGACCCGAAGCGCCACCTCGCCGCCGAGCCCGAGCAGTCCACCAGCGCCGTCGTCGACACCCCGCCGCGGGTACGGGACAACGCCCGCAAGGCCGCCCTGTTCTCGCTCTCCGTCGCCGCGCTGGTCGCCGCCGTCGCCATCTTCGTGCTCACCGACCAGCCAACGCAACGCCCGGTCACCGGCACCACCGTGCTGCCGACCTACACCCCGCCGGCCACCCGCACTCAGCCGACCATCCACTTCCAGCTGCCCCCGGGCCAGTACCCGACCTTGTTCCCCAAGCCGGCTCCGCCCACCACAGACGGGAATCCATGA
- a CDS encoding TetR/AcrR family transcriptional regulator, translating into MSDAGRTAPSGARADGKRKAIVEAALRAFLDEGFDVSMDRIASAAGVSKVTVYNHFDSKENLFRAVVSGQLHEVLSVVEQIVESRLGDSDDVRGELLKACRAWVAALTLPDMMALRTLVVAESKRFPELGETWLESGPTRLHAVFATAMTRLGQRGVLDIPDVELAVLQLSGLVLSPNLVYGAYGQSPGKKLADRLVVAGVDMFLAYYGID; encoded by the coding sequence ATGAGCGATGCGGGACGGACGGCCCCGTCGGGGGCAAGGGCGGACGGCAAGCGCAAGGCCATCGTGGAGGCCGCGCTGCGGGCCTTTCTCGACGAGGGCTTCGACGTCAGCATGGACCGGATCGCCTCGGCGGCCGGCGTCTCCAAGGTCACCGTCTACAACCACTTCGACAGCAAGGAGAACCTGTTCCGGGCGGTGGTGTCCGGGCAGCTGCACGAGGTGCTGTCGGTGGTGGAGCAGATCGTCGAGTCCCGGCTCGGCGACTCCGACGACGTGCGCGGCGAGCTGCTCAAGGCCTGCCGGGCCTGGGTGGCCGCGCTCACGCTGCCCGACATGATGGCGCTGCGCACCCTGGTCGTCGCCGAGTCCAAGCGGTTCCCCGAGCTGGGGGAGACTTGGCTGGAGAGCGGCCCGACGCGGCTGCACGCGGTGTTCGCGACCGCGATGACCCGGCTGGGCCAGCGCGGCGTGCTGGACATTCCCGACGTGGAGCTGGCGGTTCTCCAGCTCTCCGGCCTCGTGCTCTCGCCCAACCTGGTGTACGGCGCGTACGGCCAGAGCCCGGGCAAGAAGCTGGCGGACCGCCTTGTCGTCGCCGGCGTGGACATGTTCCTGGCGTACTACGGCATCGACTGA